The DNA segment AACGATGGTGGTGGTGTCCTTGGTGACGACGATTCGGCGTGCGCTACCGAGGACCTCCGGACCAACCTGGTCCAGCTTGAGGCCGACCTCCGGGGCCACGACCTGGGCGCCGGTCAGCACGGCAAGGTCATCGAGAATCGCCTTGCGACGATCACCGAATGCTGGTGCCTTGACCGCCACCGACGAGAAGGTGCCACGGATGCGGTTGACGACCAGTGTCGACAGCGCCTCGCCATCGACGTCCTCGGCAATGATGAACAGCGGCTTGCCGGACTGGGCAACCTTTTCGAGCAACGGCAGCAGTTCGCTGACGCTGCTGATCTTGCCGGAGACGAGCAGAATGTTGGCGTCTTCCAGCACCGCCTCCATCCGCTCGGCGTCGGTGACGAAGTAGGGCGAGATGTAGCCCTTGTCGAACTGCATGCCCTCGGTGAACTCGAGCTCCATCGCGGTGGTGTTTGATTCCTCCACCGAGATGACGCCGTCTTTGCCGACCTTGTCGAAGGCGTCGGCGATGAGGCCGCCGATTTCGGCATCCTGGGAGGACACGGTTGCGACCTGGGCGATCTCGTCTTTGCCGGAGACCTCGCGGGCAGTTGCCAGCAGTTCCTTGTTGACGGCTTCCACCGCAGCGGAGATCCCCCGCTTGATGTCCATCGGTGCGCCACCGGCGGTGACGACCTTGAGACCCTCGTGGACCATCGCCTGAGCGAGGACGGTCGCCGTTGTGGTGCCGTCACCGGCGACATCGTTGGTCTTGGTCGCTACCTCTTTGGCGAGTTGTGCTCCGAGGTTCTCGTACGGGTCTTCGAGCTCGATCTCACGAGCGATGGTGACGCCGTCATTGGTGATGGTGGGCGATCCCCACTTCTTGTCGATGACCACGTTGCGGCCTTTGGGGCCTAGGGTCACCTTGACTGCGTCAGCGAGGGCGTCAACACCACGTTCAAGTGAGTGCCGAGCGGTTTCGTCGAACTCCAGGATCTTGGCCATGTTTCCTCTTTCGTCTGGGTGGAGCGTGTGCGGAGCGAAGTGTGTGGCGCAACGACTAACGCCCCAGGACCCGACGGGCGGGCCACCGGGGCGTTAGTCGTGTGCTGTGTGAATGTGCTGAGTTACTTCTCGACGACCGCGAGGACATCGCGGGCCGACAGGATCAAGTACTCCTCACCGTTGTACTTGATCTCGGTGCCGCCGTACTTCGAGTACACGACAACGTCGTCGACTGCGATGTCGAGCGGAATGCGCTTTTCACCTTCGTCGTCGAAGCGTCCTGGACCGACTGCCAGGACTTTGCCCTCTTGGGGCTTCTCCTTGGCGGTGTCGGGAATGACCAGGCCAGACGCGGTGGTCTGTTCAGCGTCCAATGGCTGCACGAGGATTCGATCCTCGAGCGGTTTGATAGAGACTGACACGTCCCTAACCTCCCCTTGCGGGTTGATGAGCTGGAAATGTTGACGTCACTGTGATCACCGGTGATTGCCGACCGTCGTCGCGGTGTCGGTCGACTCTCATCGAGGAACTCAGTGTCAGCACTCTCATGGTGAGAGTGCTAACGCAAACACTAGGCAAGACTTGGCACTCAGTCAAGGAGAGTGCCAAGTCAATCCGCAGGAATTGCGGATGTGAGGTCCGTCTAGTGGCGCCACCACGGGGTGCCACTAGCCCGTGCATCACCGCAGGGAACTATCCGGTCGGGCCACGATCACGCGTGCGAATGGCCCGGCAGGTGCGTCTGCGTGACCGGCAGCGACGAATCACCGCGGAAACCCAGGTCAGTCGGCTCGACCCCGGCACTCACAAGGCGTGAGCCGAGGGCCGCGACCATCGCCCCGTTGTCGGTGCACAAGGCCGGACTCGGCACTCGAACCTCGATACCGGCGGCCGCGGCCCGCTGCTCGGCCAGTTCACGCAGACGACGGTTGGCCGCAACTCCTCCCCCGATCATCAGGTGCTCAATCCCGTGGTCCTGGCAGGCAGCGATTGATTTCCTCGTGAGTACGTCGACAACTGCCTCTTGGAACGCGGCGGCAACATCTGGCACGGACACGGGCGTACCCGCAGCCTGAGTCGCCTCGATCCACCGCGCGACCGCGGTCTTCAAGCCGCTGAAGGAGAAGTCGTACCGATGGTGGGCCAGGTCCTTAGCGCCCGACAAGCCCCGAGGAAACTGTACGTATGCCCGATCGCCACCCTCGGCGACCCGGTCGATGTGTGGGCCACCGGGGAAGGGCAGGCCAAGCAGCCGCGCCACCTTGTCGAACGCCTCACCGGCGGCGTCGTCGAGGGTGACCCCGAGTGGTTCCACGTCAGTGGCCACATCGCCAACGCGCAGCAGACTGGTGTGTCCGCCGGACACCAGCATCGCGATCATCGGAATGGGCGCCGGGCCATGTTCCAACTGATCGACCGCAACGTGGGCGGCCAGGTGGTTGACCCCGTAGACGGGCTTATCGAGCGACCACGCCAATGCCTGGGC comes from the Candidatus Nanopelagicales bacterium genome and includes:
- the groL gene encoding chaperonin GroEL (60 kDa chaperone family; promotes refolding of misfolded polypeptides especially under stressful conditions; forms two stacked rings of heptamers to form a barrel-shaped 14mer; ends can be capped by GroES; misfolded proteins enter the barrel where they are refolded when GroES binds), which produces MAKILEFDETARHSLERGVDALADAVKVTLGPKGRNVVIDKKWGSPTITNDGVTIAREIELEDPYENLGAQLAKEVATKTNDVAGDGTTTATVLAQAMVHEGLKVVTAGGAPMDIKRGISAAVEAVNKELLATAREVSGKDEIAQVATVSSQDAEIGGLIADAFDKVGKDGVISVEESNTTAMELEFTEGMQFDKGYISPYFVTDAERMEAVLEDANILLVSGKISSVSELLPLLEKVAQSGKPLFIIAEDVDGEALSTLVVNRIRGTFSSVAVKAPAFGDRRKAILDDLAVLTGAQVVAPEVGLKLDQVGPEVLGSARRIVVTKDTTTIVEGVGDTTAVDDRVAQIRSEIANSDSDWDREKLQERLAKLSGGVCVIKVGSYTEVEQKEKKHRIEDAVSATRAAIEEGIVVGGGSALVHAATVLDGSLGLTGDEATGVAIVRKAVSEPLRWIAENAGEPGQVIVAKVRELGVGNGYNAATGEYGDLIAQGVIDPVKVTRSALEHAASIAGMLLTTEALVVDKPEEEEDEGHSHGHGHSH
- the groES gene encoding co-chaperone GroES translates to MSVSIKPLEDRILVQPLDAEQTTASGLVIPDTAKEKPQEGKVLAVGPGRFDDEGEKRIPLDIAVDDVVVYSKYGGTEIKYNGEEYLILSARDVLAVVEK
- the tsaD gene encoding tRNA (adenosine(37)-N6)-threonylcarbamoyltransferase complex transferase subunit TsaD translates to MIDEPLVLGIETSCDETGIGIVRGRTLLADAVASSVQEHARFGGVVPEVASRAHLEAMLPTLDRACEQAQVSLSDVDAIAVTAGPGLVGALLVGTSAAQALAWSLDKPVYGVNHLAAHVAVDQLEHGPAPIPMIAMLVSGGHTSLLRVGDVATDVEPLGVTLDDAAGEAFDKVARLLGLPFPGGPHIDRVAEGGDRAYVQFPRGLSGAKDLAHHRYDFSFSGLKTAVARWIEATQAAGTPVSVPDVAAAFQEAVVDVLTRKSIAACQDHGIEHLMIGGGVAANRRLRELAEQRAAAAGIEVRVPSPALCTDNGAMVAALGSRLVSAGVEPTDLGFRGDSSLPVTQTHLPGHSHA